One stretch of Theropithecus gelada isolate Dixy chromosome 12, Tgel_1.0, whole genome shotgun sequence DNA includes these proteins:
- the PTMA gene encoding prothymosin alpha isoform X4: MSDAAVDTSSEITTKDLKEKKEVVEEAENGRDAPANGNAENEENGEQEADNEVDEEEEEGGEEEEEEEEGDGEEEDGDEDEEAESATGKRAAEDDEDDDVDTKKQKTDEDD; this comes from the exons ATGTCAGACGCAGCCGTAGACACCAGCTCCGAAATCACCACCAAG GACttaaaggagaagaaggaagttGTGGAAGAGGCAGAAAATGGAAGAGACGCCCCTGCTAACGGGAATGCT GAGAATGAGGAAAATGGGGAGCAAGAGGCTGACAATGAGgtagatgaagaagaggaagaaggtggggaggaagaggaggaggaagaagaaggtgaTG GTGAGGAAGAGGAtggagatgaagatgaggaagctgagtcaGCTACGGGCAAGCGGGCAGCTGAAGATGATGAG GATGACGATGTTGATACCAAGAAGCAGAAGACCGACGAGGATGACTAg
- the PTMA gene encoding prothymosin alpha isoform X1 translates to MSDAAVDTSSEITTKDLKEKKEVVEEAENGRDAPANGNANEENGEQEADNEVDEEEEEGGEEEEEEEEGDGEKRMEMKMRKLSQLRASGQLKMMRMTMLIPRSRRPTRMTRQQKRKS, encoded by the exons ATGTCAGACGCAGCCGTAGACACCAGCTCCGAAATCACCACCAAG GACttaaaggagaagaaggaagttGTGGAAGAGGCAGAAAATGGAAGAGACGCCCCTGCTAACGGGAATGCT AATGAGGAAAATGGGGAGCAAGAGGCTGACAATGAGgtagatgaagaagaggaagaaggtggggaggaagaggaggaggaagaagaaggtgaTGGTGA GAAGAGGAtggagatgaagatgaggaagctgagtcaGCTACGGGCAAGCGGGCAGCTGAAGATGATGAG GATGACGATGTTGATACCAAGAAGCAGAAGACCGACGAGGATGACTAgacagcaaaaaaggaaaagttaa
- the PTMA gene encoding prothymosin alpha isoform X5, whose translation MSDAAVDTSSEITTKDLKEKKEVVEEAENGRDAPANGNANEENGEQEADNEVDEEEEEGGEEEEEEEEGDGEEEDGDEDEEAESATGKRAAEDDEDDDVDTKKQKTDEDD comes from the exons ATGTCAGACGCAGCCGTAGACACCAGCTCCGAAATCACCACCAAG GACttaaaggagaagaaggaagttGTGGAAGAGGCAGAAAATGGAAGAGACGCCCCTGCTAACGGGAATGCT AATGAGGAAAATGGGGAGCAAGAGGCTGACAATGAGgtagatgaagaagaggaagaaggtggggaggaagaggaggaggaagaagaaggtgaTG GTGAGGAAGAGGAtggagatgaagatgaggaagctgagtcaGCTACGGGCAAGCGGGCAGCTGAAGATGATGAG GATGACGATGTTGATACCAAGAAGCAGAAGACCGACGAGGATGACTAg
- the PTMA gene encoding prothymosin alpha isoform X3: MSDAAVDTSSEITTKDLKEKKEVVEEAENGRDAPANGNAENEENGEQEADNEVDEEEEEGGEEEEEEEEGDGEEEDGDEDEEAESATGKRAAEDDEVGSGLRRRGVWHLGLPTYL; the protein is encoded by the exons ATGTCAGACGCAGCCGTAGACACCAGCTCCGAAATCACCACCAAG GACttaaaggagaagaaggaagttGTGGAAGAGGCAGAAAATGGAAGAGACGCCCCTGCTAACGGGAATGCT GAGAATGAGGAAAATGGGGAGCAAGAGGCTGACAATGAGgtagatgaagaagaggaagaaggtggggaggaagaggaggaggaagaagaaggtgaTG GTGAGGAAGAGGAtggagatgaagatgaggaagctgagtcaGCTACGGGCAAGCGGGCAGCTGAAGATGATGAGGTGGGTTCTGGCTTGAGAAGAAGGGGGGTTTGGCATCTGGGTCTCCCCACCTACCTCTAG
- the PTMA gene encoding prothymosin alpha isoform X2, which produces MSDAAVDTSSEITTKDLKEKKEVVEEAENGRDAPANGNANEENGEQEADNEVDEEEEEGGEEEEEEEEGDGEEEDGDEDEEAESATGKRAAEDDESFSAQDDDVDTKKQKTDEDD; this is translated from the exons ATGTCAGACGCAGCCGTAGACACCAGCTCCGAAATCACCACCAAG GACttaaaggagaagaaggaagttGTGGAAGAGGCAGAAAATGGAAGAGACGCCCCTGCTAACGGGAATGCT AATGAGGAAAATGGGGAGCAAGAGGCTGACAATGAGgtagatgaagaagaggaagaaggtggggaggaagaggaggaggaagaagaaggtgaTG GTGAGGAAGAGGAtggagatgaagatgaggaagctgagtcaGCTACGGGCAAGCGGGCAGCTGAAGATGATGAG TCTTTCTCTGCCCAGGATGACGATGTTGATACCAAGAAGCAGAAGACCGACGAGGATGACTAg
- the PTMA gene encoding prothymosin alpha isoform X6 — protein sequence MSDAAVDTSSEITTKDLKEKKEVVEEAENGRDAPANGNANEENGEQEADNEVDEEEEEGGEEEEEEEEGDEDGDEDEEAESATGKRAAEDDEDDDVDTKKQKTDEDD from the exons ATGTCAGACGCAGCCGTAGACACCAGCTCCGAAATCACCACCAAG GACttaaaggagaagaaggaagttGTGGAAGAGGCAGAAAATGGAAGAGACGCCCCTGCTAACGGGAATGCT AATGAGGAAAATGGGGAGCAAGAGGCTGACAATGAGgtagatgaagaagaggaagaaggtggggaggaagaggaggaggaagaagaaggtgaTG AGGAtggagatgaagatgaggaagctgagtcaGCTACGGGCAAGCGGGCAGCTGAAGATGATGAG GATGACGATGTTGATACCAAGAAGCAGAAGACCGACGAGGATGACTAg